The Kitasatospora setae KM-6054 genome contains a region encoding:
- the acs gene encoding acetate--CoA ligase, producing MSNESLANLLKEERRFAPPAELAASANVTADAYAQASEDRLAFWAEQARRLSWAVEPTETLDWSNPPFAKWFADGKLNVAYNCVDRHVEAGNGDRVAIHFEGEPGDSRAITYAQLKDEVSKAANALESLGVAKGDRVAVYLPMIPEAVVAMLACARIGAAHSVVFGGFSADAVASRIKDADAKLVITADGGYRRGKPSALKPAIDEALTKVDGVENVLVVRRTGEEVAWTEGRDVWWHELVDGQSAEHTPEAHDAEQPLFILYTSGTTGKPKGILHTSGGYLTQASFTHNAVFDLKPETDVYWCTADIGWVTGHSYIVYGPLSNGATQVIYEGTPDTPHQGRMFEIVQKYGVTILYTAPTLIRTWMKWGDDIPAGFDLSSLRVLGSVGEPINPEAWVWYREHIGAGKTPIVDTWWQTETGAIMISPLPGVTETKPGSAQRALPGIAATVVDDEAREVPNGSGGYLVLTEPWPSMLRTIWGDDERYVDTYWSRFEGRYFAGDGAKKDEDGDIWLLGRVDDVMLVSGHNISTTEVESALVGHPAVAESAVVGAADATTGQAIVAFVILRGTAADSEELIADLRNHVGKTLGPIAKPKQIKVVSELPKTRSGKIMRRLLRDIAEGREVGDTTTLADSSVMNLIQSQLPAAGAEG from the coding sequence TTGAGCAACGAGAGCCTGGCCAATCTGCTCAAGGAGGAGCGGCGTTTCGCCCCGCCCGCGGAGCTCGCCGCCTCCGCCAACGTCACCGCCGACGCCTACGCGCAGGCCTCCGAGGACCGGCTGGCCTTCTGGGCCGAGCAGGCCCGCCGGCTGAGCTGGGCGGTCGAGCCCACCGAGACCCTGGACTGGTCGAACCCGCCGTTCGCGAAGTGGTTCGCCGACGGCAAGCTGAACGTCGCGTACAACTGCGTGGACCGCCACGTCGAGGCCGGCAACGGCGACCGGGTCGCCATCCACTTCGAGGGCGAGCCCGGCGACAGCCGCGCGATCACCTACGCGCAGCTCAAGGACGAGGTCTCCAAGGCCGCCAACGCCCTGGAGTCGCTCGGCGTCGCCAAGGGCGACCGGGTCGCCGTCTACCTGCCGATGATCCCCGAGGCGGTCGTCGCGATGCTGGCCTGCGCCCGGATCGGCGCGGCGCACTCGGTGGTCTTCGGCGGCTTCTCCGCCGACGCGGTGGCCTCCCGGATCAAGGACGCCGACGCCAAGCTCGTCATCACCGCCGACGGCGGCTACCGCCGCGGCAAGCCGTCCGCGCTCAAGCCGGCCATCGACGAGGCGCTGACCAAGGTCGACGGCGTGGAGAACGTCCTGGTCGTGCGCCGCACCGGCGAGGAGGTGGCCTGGACCGAGGGCCGCGACGTCTGGTGGCACGAGCTGGTCGACGGCCAGTCCGCCGAGCACACCCCCGAGGCGCACGACGCCGAGCAGCCCCTGTTCATCCTCTACACCTCGGGCACCACCGGGAAGCCCAAGGGCATCCTGCACACCTCGGGCGGCTACCTCACCCAGGCCAGCTTCACCCACAACGCGGTCTTCGACCTCAAGCCGGAGACCGACGTCTACTGGTGCACCGCCGACATCGGCTGGGTCACCGGCCACTCGTACATCGTCTACGGCCCGCTCTCCAACGGCGCCACCCAGGTGATCTACGAGGGCACCCCGGACACCCCGCACCAGGGCCGGATGTTCGAGATCGTGCAGAAGTACGGCGTGACCATCCTCTACACCGCGCCCACCCTGATCCGCACCTGGATGAAGTGGGGCGACGACATCCCGGCCGGGTTCGACCTGTCGAGCCTGCGGGTGCTGGGCTCGGTCGGCGAGCCGATCAACCCCGAGGCGTGGGTCTGGTACCGGGAGCACATCGGCGCGGGCAAGACCCCGATCGTCGACACCTGGTGGCAGACCGAGACCGGCGCGATCATGATCAGCCCGCTGCCGGGCGTCACCGAGACCAAGCCGGGCTCCGCCCAGCGCGCGCTGCCGGGCATCGCCGCCACCGTGGTGGACGACGAGGCCCGCGAGGTGCCGAACGGCTCCGGCGGCTACCTGGTGCTGACCGAGCCGTGGCCGTCCATGCTCCGCACCATCTGGGGCGACGACGAGCGCTACGTCGACACCTACTGGTCGCGCTTCGAGGGCCGCTACTTCGCTGGCGACGGCGCCAAGAAGGACGAGGACGGCGACATCTGGCTGCTCGGCCGGGTGGACGACGTGATGCTGGTCTCCGGCCACAACATCTCCACCACCGAGGTCGAGTCGGCGCTGGTCGGCCACCCGGCGGTCGCCGAGTCCGCCGTGGTCGGCGCGGCCGACGCCACCACCGGCCAGGCGATCGTGGCCTTCGTGATCCTGCGCGGCACCGCCGCGGACAGCGAGGAGCTGATCGCGGACCTGCGCAACCACGTCGGCAAGACGCTCGGCCCGATCGCCAAGCCGAAGCAGATCAAGGTGGTCTCCGAGCTGCCGAAGACCCGCTCCGGCAAGATCATGCGCCGCCTGCTGCGCGACATCGCCGAGGGCCGCGAGGTGGGCGACACCACCACGCTGGCCGACTCCTCGGTGATGAACCTGATCCAGTCCCAGCTGCCGGCCGCCGGCGCCGAGGGCTGA
- a CDS encoding serine hydrolase domain-containing protein: MPTQETEPIPVQAAGPQERGAVGADTAQPPLADPDLDHLLRPLFAAAAPEGGLAVAVIRGSERTVACRGYADRAGERPVRADTRFELGSVTKTFTGLLLADMVARGEVGYDDPIDRYLPLGAVPGYPHERPITLLHLATHTSGLPRLPVGLTPAAVPRWFTSPYATFSAAHLLRALPRTPVRGTPGTRVRYSSLGAGLLGLVLERAAGQRYQELLAGRVCEPLGLVDTSCGTGRDETTGYRRGRWIPSFKVPALPGAAALRSTADDMLRYLQAHLAVDAVPIPERTGAAASLRTALREVCLPRVARRGSGQRIGLSWQHRPAEEDREVVFHQGSTGRCTAFVGFDRAAQTGLVALAGPLATGRRRFAQTAYDTLRALAG, translated from the coding sequence ATGCCCACTCAGGAGACCGAACCCATACCGGTGCAGGCCGCGGGTCCGCAGGAGAGAGGAGCCGTGGGCGCCGACACCGCCCAGCCCCCGTTAGCCGATCCGGACCTCGACCACCTGCTGCGCCCGCTGTTCGCCGCCGCCGCGCCCGAGGGCGGCCTGGCCGTCGCGGTGATCCGCGGCTCCGAGCGCACCGTCGCCTGCCGCGGCTACGCCGACCGGGCCGGGGAGCGCCCGGTGCGGGCCGACACCAGGTTCGAACTCGGCTCGGTGACCAAGACCTTCACCGGTCTGCTGCTCGCCGACATGGTCGCCCGCGGCGAGGTCGGCTACGACGACCCGATCGACCGCTACCTGCCGCTCGGGGCGGTGCCCGGCTACCCGCACGAGCGCCCGATCACCCTGCTGCACCTGGCCACCCACACCTCCGGGCTGCCCCGGCTGCCGGTCGGCCTCACGCCCGCCGCGGTGCCCCGCTGGTTCACCAGCCCGTACGCCACGTTCAGCGCCGCGCACCTGCTCCGGGCGCTGCCCCGGACGCCCGTGCGCGGCACTCCGGGCACCCGGGTGCGGTACTCCAGCCTCGGCGCCGGACTGCTCGGCCTGGTGCTGGAACGGGCCGCCGGGCAGCGCTACCAGGAACTGCTGGCCGGGCGGGTCTGCGAGCCGCTCGGGCTGGTCGACACCTCCTGCGGCACCGGCCGGGACGAGACCACCGGCTACCGGCGCGGGCGCTGGATCCCCTCGTTCAAGGTCCCGGCGCTGCCCGGCGCGGCCGCGCTGCGCTCCACCGCCGACGACATGCTGCGCTACCTGCAGGCGCACCTCGCGGTGGACGCGGTGCCGATCCCGGAGCGGACCGGCGCGGCGGCCAGCCTGCGCACCGCGCTGCGCGAGGTCTGCCTGCCCCGGGTGGCCCGGCGCGGCTCCGGGCAGCGGATCGGCCTGAGCTGGCAGCACCGCCCCGCCGAGGAGGACCGGGAGGTGGTCTTCCACCAGGGCTCCACCGGCCGCTGCACCGCCTTCGTGGGCTTCGACCGGGCCGCGCAGACCGGCCTGGTCGCACTGGCCGGGCCGCTCGCCACCGGGCGCCGCCGCTTCGCCCAGACCGCGTACGACACGCTGCGCGCGCTGGCCGGCTGA
- the nhaA gene encoding Na+/H+ antiporter NhaA produces MASPSDDRRQFLGLLSLPERRYLTDALRTETVGGVLLLAAAALALLWANLWPHAYEAVLEYTVGPSRPLHLNLPLESWAQDGLLTVFFFVAGIELKREFVAGELRTPSAAALPVVAAVCGVLLPAVLYTVVNAAAPNGHPAGWAIPTATDIAFALGVLAVVGSHLPSALRAFLLTLAVVDDLIAILIIAVFYSSGIEFWALGAALAGLVLFWFLHRRGVRGWWLYVPLAVVIWALMHESGVHATVAGVAMGLLLRCHREEGEEHSPGEHIEHLVRPLSAGLAVPVFALFAAGVPVSAEILGEVFTQPAPLGIVIGLLVGKSVGIFGGTWLAARHTRAALNPQLTWSDMVALATVAGIGFTVSLLISDLAFPDDHHLAALCKEAVLVGSLACAVVGTLLLKRRNRYYRQLCADEDRDEDGDGIPDVYQQQR; encoded by the coding sequence GTGGCCAGCCCGTCCGACGACCGCCGCCAGTTCCTCGGCCTGCTGTCGCTGCCCGAGCGCCGCTACCTGACCGACGCGCTGCGCACCGAGACGGTCGGCGGCGTGCTGCTGCTGGCCGCCGCCGCGCTCGCGCTGCTCTGGGCGAACCTGTGGCCGCACGCGTACGAGGCGGTGCTGGAGTACACCGTCGGGCCGAGTCGGCCGCTGCACCTGAACCTGCCGCTGGAGTCCTGGGCGCAGGACGGGCTGCTGACGGTCTTCTTCTTCGTGGCGGGCATCGAGCTGAAGCGCGAGTTCGTGGCCGGGGAGCTGCGCACGCCGAGCGCGGCGGCGCTGCCGGTGGTGGCGGCGGTGTGCGGGGTGCTGCTGCCGGCGGTGCTGTACACGGTGGTCAACGCGGCGGCGCCGAACGGGCATCCGGCGGGCTGGGCGATCCCGACCGCGACGGACATCGCCTTCGCACTGGGCGTGCTGGCGGTGGTGGGCAGTCACCTGCCGTCCGCGCTGCGGGCGTTCCTGCTGACCCTGGCGGTGGTGGACGACCTGATCGCGATCCTGATCATCGCGGTCTTCTACTCGTCCGGGATCGAGTTCTGGGCGCTGGGCGCCGCGCTGGCCGGGCTGGTGCTGTTCTGGTTCCTGCACCGACGCGGGGTGCGCGGCTGGTGGCTGTACGTGCCGCTGGCGGTGGTGATCTGGGCGCTGATGCACGAGAGCGGGGTGCACGCGACGGTGGCGGGCGTGGCGATGGGCCTGCTGCTGCGCTGCCACCGCGAGGAGGGCGAGGAGCACTCCCCCGGCGAGCACATCGAGCACCTGGTGCGGCCGCTGTCGGCGGGGCTGGCGGTGCCGGTGTTCGCGCTGTTCGCGGCGGGCGTGCCGGTGTCGGCGGAGATCCTGGGCGAGGTGTTCACCCAGCCGGCCCCGCTGGGCATCGTGATCGGCCTGCTGGTCGGCAAGTCGGTGGGCATCTTCGGCGGCACCTGGCTGGCCGCCCGCCACACCCGGGCCGCCTTGAACCCGCAGCTGACCTGGTCGGACATGGTGGCGCTGGCCACCGTCGCGGGCATCGGCTTCACCGTCTCGCTGCTGATCAGCGACCTGGCCTTCCCGGACGACCACCACCTGGCCGCGCTGTGCAAGGAGGCCGTGCTGGTCGGCTCGCTGGCCTGCGCGGTGGTCGGCACCCTGCTGCTGAAGCGGCGCAACCGGTACTACCGGCAGCTGTGCGCGGACGAGGACCGGGACGAGGACGGCGACGGCATCCCCGATGTGTACCAACAGCAGCGGTGA
- a CDS encoding phage holin family protein, with the protein MAAGAAPPNGRTPHEGERTVGELFADATAELSSLVHDEIALAKAEIKADVVRGGIGTAAGVVAGVVALAAVPMFSFGFAWGLQALGITTGWSFTIVGGAYVLIAALLAVMMIRYFKKIKKPERTIAGAQATAEVLKNARPRPATKEEIDRALGRIR; encoded by the coding sequence ATGGCCGCAGGAGCCGCACCCCCCAACGGCCGCACCCCGCACGAGGGCGAGCGGACCGTCGGCGAGCTGTTCGCCGACGCCACCGCCGAACTGTCGAGCCTGGTGCACGACGAGATCGCGCTGGCCAAGGCCGAGATCAAGGCCGACGTGGTGCGCGGCGGCATCGGCACCGCGGCCGGCGTGGTGGCGGGCGTGGTGGCGCTGGCGGCCGTCCCGATGTTCTCCTTCGGCTTCGCCTGGGGCCTGCAGGCGCTGGGCATCACCACCGGCTGGTCGTTCACCATCGTCGGCGGGGCGTACGTGCTGATCGCCGCGCTGCTGGCGGTGATGATGATCCGCTACTTCAAGAAGATCAAGAAGCCGGAGCGCACCATCGCCGGCGCGCAGGCCACCGCCGAGGTGCTGAAGAACGCCCGGCCGCGGCCGGCCACCAAGGAGGAGATCGACCGGGCGCTGGGCCGGATCCGGTGA
- a CDS encoding alpha/beta fold hydrolase produces the protein MSLDQKPVDETTPVPVPPAPGEPWEVRSAGPWTHRDLAANGARFHIAELGEGPLVLLVHGWPEYWWAWRHQLTALAAAGFRAVALDLRGMGGSDRTPRGYDPGNLALDVTGVIRSLGERQAHLVGHATGGTLAWVAAVMRPSVIRSLTVVSAAHPRHLRRALLTDRRQIAAFEHVLGFQRPWIPERRLVADDGALVGEYLRAWTGPNMLPAEAVAAYRKAIQVPSTAHCSIEPYRWLMRSMARPDGIQFARRMKKQITAPVLHVQGASDPVLLSRTALGAGEFVSAPYRWRLLPGVGHFPHEEVPEEFTAELIEWVRQHQGD, from the coding sequence ATGTCGTTGGACCAGAAGCCAGTGGATGAGACCACTCCCGTCCCCGTCCCGCCCGCGCCCGGGGAGCCGTGGGAGGTCCGCTCGGCCGGACCGTGGACGCACCGGGACCTGGCGGCGAACGGCGCGCGCTTCCACATCGCCGAGCTCGGCGAGGGCCCGCTGGTGCTGCTGGTGCACGGCTGGCCCGAGTACTGGTGGGCCTGGCGGCACCAGCTGACGGCGCTGGCCGCGGCGGGCTTCCGGGCGGTCGCGCTGGACCTGCGCGGCATGGGCGGCTCGGACCGCACCCCGCGCGGCTACGACCCGGGCAACCTGGCGCTGGACGTCACCGGCGTGATCCGCTCGCTCGGCGAGCGGCAGGCGCACCTGGTCGGGCACGCCACCGGCGGCACGCTGGCCTGGGTGGCGGCGGTGATGCGCCCCTCGGTGATCCGCAGCCTGACGGTGGTCTCGGCCGCGCACCCGCGGCACCTGCGCCGGGCGCTGCTGACCGACCGCCGGCAGATCGCCGCGTTCGAGCACGTGCTGGGCTTCCAGCGGCCGTGGATCCCGGAACGCCGGCTGGTCGCGGACGACGGGGCGCTGGTCGGCGAGTACCTGCGGGCCTGGACCGGCCCGAACATGCTGCCCGCCGAGGCGGTGGCGGCGTACCGGAAGGCGATCCAGGTGCCGAGCACCGCGCACTGCTCGATCGAGCCGTACCGCTGGCTGATGCGGTCGATGGCGCGGCCGGACGGCATCCAGTTCGCCCGGCGGATGAAGAAGCAGATCACCGCGCCGGTGCTGCACGTGCAGGGCGCCTCCGACCCGGTGCTGCTGTCGCGGACGGCGCTGGGGGCGGGCGAGTTCGTGTCGGCGCCGTACCGGTGGCGGCTGCTGCCGGGGGTCGGGCACTTCCCGCACGAGGAGGTCCCGGAGGAGTTCACCGCGGAGCTGATCGAGTGGGTCCGGCAGCACCAGGGGGACTGA
- a CDS encoding metal-dependent hydrolase, giving the protein MGHSHAVSGALLFAATAPFVPPLIGMHLQPADVLMGTVLCAGAALLPDLDHHDGTIANFLGPVSKVLCRFVGWVSGGHRHATHSLLFVALMGAGSWAGITFVGRWFTIGLSFFLLAMAIKALRLHPPGHGAASWATVVGLAALGTFGMLTWLPNAPGWLPYAVALGTLAHLLGDCLTKQGSPLLWPHKERYEIVLIKRTGNDMETKVLVPVMTVATFGLLLWSTAISPGVLG; this is encoded by the coding sequence ATGGGTCACTCGCACGCGGTCAGCGGCGCTCTGCTGTTCGCGGCCACCGCGCCGTTCGTCCCGCCGCTGATCGGCATGCACCTGCAGCCGGCCGACGTGCTGATGGGCACCGTGCTGTGCGCGGGCGCGGCCCTGCTGCCGGACCTGGACCACCACGACGGCACCATCGCCAACTTCCTCGGCCCGGTCTCCAAGGTGCTGTGCCGCTTCGTCGGCTGGGTCTCGGGCGGGCACCGGCACGCCACCCACTCGCTGCTGTTCGTCGCGCTGATGGGCGCGGGCAGCTGGGCCGGGATCACCTTCGTCGGCCGCTGGTTCACCATCGGCCTGTCGTTCTTCCTGCTCGCGATGGCGATCAAGGCGCTGCGCCTGCACCCGCCGGGCCACGGCGCCGCCTCCTGGGCGACGGTGGTCGGCCTGGCCGCGCTCGGCACCTTCGGCATGCTCACCTGGCTGCCCAACGCCCCGGGCTGGCTCCCGTACGCGGTGGCCCTGGGCACCCTGGCGCACCTGCTCGGCGACTGCCTGACCAAGCAGGGGTCGCCGCTGCTGTGGCCGCACAAGGAGCGCTACGAGATCGTGCTGATCAAGCGCACCGGCAACGACATGGAGACCAAGGTCCTGGTGCCGGTGATGACGGTGGCGACCTTCGGCCTGCTGCTGTGGTCGACCGCGATCTCGCCGGGCGTGCTGGGCTGA
- a CDS encoding MarP family serine protease, whose protein sequence is MNVLDLLLIAAALGFAVSGYRQGFVVGALSVLGFLGGGLVAVQLLPLLLRHLSPGTTASVVAVVVVIVLAAIGQAVTTHFGWKLRGRIGRGRVKTLDAVGGALVNVLSMLLVAWLIGSALAGTSLPTVSKQVRSSTVLGTVQEALPDSAPNWFSDLSQDLARNGFPQVFNPFEQEPITEVEPPDPELANSPGVLRAKGSLVKVLGTATACGKTLEGSGFVFAPHRVMTNAHVVGGVDEPTVQIGGTGQLYDATVVRYDWQRDIAVLDVPKLNAPPLSFAGEARSNDSAIVAGFPENGAFNVQPARVRGRIQANGPDIYHRGQVVRDVYSVRSLVRQGNSGGPLLTPDGQVYGVVFAKSLDSSDTGYVLTAAEVREDAVQGAGAAGKVSTEGCAL, encoded by the coding sequence GTGAATGTCCTGGATCTGCTGCTGATCGCCGCCGCGCTCGGCTTCGCCGTGTCCGGCTATCGGCAGGGGTTCGTGGTCGGCGCGCTCTCGGTGCTGGGGTTCCTGGGCGGCGGCCTGGTCGCCGTCCAGTTGCTGCCGCTGCTGCTGCGCCACCTCTCGCCGGGCACCACCGCGTCGGTGGTGGCGGTGGTGGTGGTGATCGTGCTGGCGGCGATCGGGCAGGCGGTCACCACGCACTTCGGGTGGAAGCTGCGCGGCCGGATCGGCCGGGGCAGGGTGAAGACCCTGGACGCGGTCGGCGGCGCGCTGGTCAACGTGCTGTCGATGCTGCTGGTGGCCTGGCTGATCGGCTCGGCGCTGGCGGGCACCTCGCTGCCCACCGTCTCCAAGCAGGTCCGCAGTTCGACGGTGCTCGGCACGGTGCAGGAGGCGCTGCCGGACAGCGCCCCGAACTGGTTCTCCGACCTGAGCCAGGACCTGGCCCGCAACGGCTTCCCGCAGGTGTTCAACCCGTTCGAGCAGGAGCCGATCACCGAGGTGGAGCCGCCCGACCCGGAGCTGGCGAACAGCCCGGGGGTGCTGCGGGCCAAGGGCTCGCTGGTGAAGGTGCTCGGCACGGCGACGGCCTGCGGCAAGACCCTGGAGGGCTCGGGCTTCGTGTTCGCCCCGCACCGGGTGATGACCAACGCCCACGTGGTCGGCGGCGTCGACGAGCCGACCGTGCAGATCGGCGGCACCGGGCAGCTGTACGACGCGACGGTGGTCCGCTACGACTGGCAGCGCGACATCGCGGTGCTGGACGTCCCGAAGCTGAACGCCCCGCCGCTGTCCTTCGCGGGGGAGGCCCGCTCCAACGACTCGGCGATCGTCGCGGGCTTCCCGGAGAACGGCGCGTTCAACGTCCAGCCCGCCCGGGTCCGCGGCCGGATCCAGGCCAACGGCCCGGACATCTACCACCGCGGCCAGGTCGTCCGGGACGTCTACTCGGTGCGCTCGCTGGTCCGCCAGGGCAACAGCGGCGGCCCGCTGCTCACCCCGGACGGGCAGGTGTACGGGGTGGTGTTCGCCAAGTCGCTGGACAGCTCCGACACCGGCTACGTGCTGACCGCCGCCGAGGTGCGGGAGGACGCGGTGCAGGGCGCCGGCGCCGCCGGGAAGGTCAGCACCGAGGGCTGCGCGCTGTGA
- a CDS encoding DUF4389 domain-containing protein, with amino-acid sequence MEQPRWDVPVVDRTEFQPALDMPPPGPQNRLTVLLRLLLLVPQYVVLWVLSLVAFVVVVIGWFGALFGGRLPRFAADWLSGYLGYATRVHGSSLLLTDRYPPFRFDALDHPIRIELRPGGPLNRLAVFFRLLLAIPAAIVEGLLLTGWWALSFVSWLIVLVLGRMPQALYEATAAVLRYWMRFQAYLLLLTPAYPKAVFGDPADSEPTRSATRPLVLTGPAKALLVVYLVLGVIGSAASSVTTDWDSYEDGGSVSTTAPPNR; translated from the coding sequence GTGGAACAACCCAGGTGGGACGTCCCCGTGGTGGACCGCACCGAGTTCCAGCCCGCCCTGGACATGCCCCCGCCCGGCCCGCAGAACCGGCTCACCGTCCTGCTCCGCCTGCTGCTGCTGGTCCCGCAGTACGTGGTGCTGTGGGTGCTGTCACTGGTCGCCTTCGTCGTCGTGGTGATCGGCTGGTTCGGCGCCCTGTTCGGCGGCCGGCTGCCGCGCTTCGCCGCCGACTGGCTGAGCGGCTACCTCGGCTACGCGACCCGGGTGCACGGCTCCTCACTGCTGCTCACCGACCGCTACCCGCCGTTCCGGTTCGACGCCCTGGACCACCCGATCCGGATCGAACTGCGCCCCGGCGGCCCGCTGAACCGGCTCGCGGTGTTCTTCCGGCTGCTGCTGGCGATCCCCGCCGCGATCGTCGAGGGCCTGCTGCTGACCGGCTGGTGGGCGCTGTCCTTCGTCAGCTGGCTGATCGTCCTGGTGCTCGGCCGGATGCCGCAGGCGCTCTACGAGGCCACCGCGGCGGTGCTGCGCTACTGGATGCGGTTCCAGGCGTACCTGCTGCTGCTCACCCCGGCCTACCCCAAGGCCGTGTTCGGCGACCCGGCCGACTCCGAGCCGACCCGCTCCGCGACCCGGCCGCTGGTGCTGACCGGGCCCGCGAAGGCGCTGCTGGTGGTCTACCTGGTGCTCGGGGTGATCGGGTCGGCGGCGAGCTCGGTCACCACCGACTGGGACTCGTACGAGGACGGCGGCAGCGTGTCGACCACGGCGCCGCCGAACCGCTGA
- a CDS encoding NUDIX hydrolase, whose amino-acid sequence MTAPALVRDGLPAWLVPVREAAERAVPEQLSRFLPPAEGGRPSAVLMLFGEGPAGPDLLLIERARSLRSHAGQPSFPGGALDPEDGDPAGGGPLAAALREAVEETGLDASGVQLFARLPALYIPVSGFVVTPVLGWWRVESPVAVVDPAETGAVFRVPLAELADPANRAKLRHPSGFTGPAFQVAGRLVWGFTAGVIDRVLHFSGLERPWDDRRTVELSEEAVTLAQRHGS is encoded by the coding sequence GTGACGGCGCCCGCGCTGGTCCGGGACGGCCTGCCGGCGTGGCTGGTGCCGGTGCGGGAGGCCGCCGAGCGGGCGGTGCCCGAGCAGTTGAGCCGGTTCCTGCCGCCGGCCGAGGGCGGTCGCCCGTCCGCGGTGCTGATGCTGTTCGGCGAGGGCCCGGCCGGTCCCGACCTGCTGCTGATCGAGCGGGCCCGCAGCCTGCGGTCGCACGCGGGGCAGCCGTCGTTCCCGGGCGGCGCGCTGGACCCGGAGGACGGCGACCCGGCGGGCGGCGGTCCGCTCGCGGCGGCGCTGCGCGAGGCGGTCGAGGAGACCGGCCTGGACGCGTCGGGCGTGCAGCTGTTCGCCCGGCTGCCCGCGCTGTACATCCCGGTCAGCGGGTTCGTGGTGACGCCGGTGCTGGGCTGGTGGCGGGTGGAGTCGCCGGTCGCGGTGGTCGATCCGGCGGAGACCGGCGCGGTGTTCCGGGTGCCGCTGGCCGAGCTGGCCGATCCGGCGAACCGGGCGAAGCTGCGCCACCCGTCGGGGTTCACCGGCCCGGCGTTCCAGGTGGCGGGCCGGCTGGTGTGGGGCTTCACGGCCGGGGTGATCGACCGGGTGCTGCACTTCAGCGGCCTGGAGCGGCCCTGGGACGACCGGCGCACCGTCGAGCTGTCCGAGGAGGCCGTGACGCTCGCGCAGCGCCACGGCTCCTGA
- the nth gene encoding endonuclease III, producing MAESKAAKAGRKKPETHLGMVRRARRINRELAELYPYAHPELDFDGPFQLLVATVLSAQTTDLRVNQTTPALFAKYPEPEDLAVAVPEELEEIIRPTGFFRAKAKSLIGLAIALRDRYDGEVPRTLEDLVTLPGVGRKTANVVIGNAFGGAGITVDTHFGRLARRFGWTVEEDPEKVEADVMAIFPKSEWTMLSHRVVFHGRRVCHARKPACGACPIAPLCPSYGVGETDPERARKLLKYELAGQPGQRLRPPADFPGEAAAGAAGVGEGS from the coding sequence ATGGCAGAGAGCAAGGCCGCGAAGGCCGGGCGGAAGAAGCCCGAGACGCACCTGGGGATGGTGCGGCGGGCCCGCAGGATCAACCGGGAGCTGGCGGAGCTGTACCCGTACGCGCACCCGGAGTTGGACTTCGACGGGCCGTTCCAGCTGCTGGTGGCGACGGTGCTGTCGGCGCAGACCACCGACCTGCGGGTGAACCAGACGACGCCGGCGCTGTTCGCGAAGTACCCGGAGCCGGAGGACCTCGCGGTGGCGGTGCCGGAGGAGCTGGAGGAGATCATCCGGCCGACCGGGTTCTTCCGGGCGAAGGCGAAGTCGCTGATCGGGCTGGCGATCGCGCTGCGCGACCGCTACGACGGCGAGGTGCCGCGCACGTTGGAGGACCTGGTCACGCTGCCGGGCGTGGGCCGGAAGACCGCGAACGTGGTGATCGGCAACGCGTTCGGCGGGGCCGGGATCACCGTCGACACCCACTTCGGACGCCTCGCCCGCCGCTTCGGCTGGACGGTCGAGGAGGACCCGGAGAAGGTCGAGGCCGACGTGATGGCGATCTTCCCGAAGTCGGAGTGGACGATGCTCTCGCACCGGGTGGTGTTCCACGGCCGCCGGGTCTGCCACGCCCGCAAGCCCGCCTGCGGGGCCTGCCCGATCGCGCCGCTGTGCCCGTCGTACGGGGTGGGGGAGACCGACCCGGAACGGGCCCGGAAGCTGCTCAAGTACGAGCTGGCCGGTCAGCCCGGCCAGCGGCTGCGGCCCCCGGCGGACTTCCCGGGTGAGGCGGCGGCGGGCGCGGCGGGTGTGGGGGAGGGCTCGTGA